The following is a genomic window from Calliphora vicina chromosome 5, idCalVici1.1, whole genome shotgun sequence.
cccaatcacttcattctaaatactttttaacatgtattgctACAtttggccgagtgttgtcatgatggaattttacggtttcatatctggccgtatattttgggcgtttttcggtcaatgctcgcttcaaacgaatcagttgcgttcggtacagattccctgtaTTCAAGCCATATTTATGGTtatatttcagcagctcatagtaactaggacccttttgctcccatcaaatacagagaattgcgTTAGCGCCATGgtttcgattcggctggttcgggttatcgtaatggatcaatttttcatcgcaagtaatgattcggtgcaaaaatgatttacttttatagcgttcatgtatcatttcgaacatgcaaaatcgtctttcaaggtctctcggcttcaatttgtatggtaccctatttccctgcttttggatattTCCTGCTGCccgcatttttttttggaaatttgagtagctaccaatgattttgcaagctcttgttgagtttgacaacaatattcatggagtaattcctCTAATTCTTGGTCTCTCGAACTTATTTggatggcctgggcgatctttttcttccgtgtcaaaatgaACCAAGATTTGGTgagcaaaacaaaaaccacattcaaaagatacgccatcgcatttttaagtcataatcccaatagttttcaaaacaagtttctaTTGTATTTTCACTCACTATTTTTACAGAGGTAACAACTTATTACTAGGGAatgtgttaataaaaaaatatgcatgGATACTGTAGACATTTCTCAAATAGACCTAAACAAACTACCGAGAACTACAACCAATTTAAAGTTATTCAACGATCCGTTATAGAAACATTTCACTAGAGCTCGAAACctcttaaattgtttaatagaaatgtagagctggttctaaaaaaatcatcaaactcttataatttttaactaCTCACTCTTTAATACAAAAACGTATTTCTGCTTAACCAACATTTACTTTATGAGTGTAATACCAATTTAGGGTTTATTTTTGCCAACTTCTGTgcagtttttttaatacattttcaactacatacatacatacataggtacttatttaacaaaagaaaaattaaattatatcttTTACAGTCAGTCAgctagacagacagacaaacagacttATTCAAGTCCCAATCTAATACAATTATTTATGCCATGTAATTATTACTTTTGAGCACGAACAAACTCCAAATGAGAAGAAAtaactacataaatatttactaaagcTGAATGAAGGAActgaaaaaaagaaggaaaaacTTTTGCGCATGCGTTGTTATTTTTTGTCATgccataattaaatatttattgcgtTCTTGACTTCCATTTGAAGACgttatatagaaattataacTGAATTAAACGCATGCTGGTACAACATTACAGAAATACCTATCTactatgtatttttattaatacaaaaaactgtAACCGTGGGTGTTTATGGAAAAACGagtaataaatacatatgttcaTATTAGTAGACTAATGACCTTAATATAagatttagataaaaatattgtatatatttcaaaaatttaaatacataataatttaatttgtttctattaGTTTTAGTTTAAGGCATTTAAGTAACATCCAGAACCCACATTTGTAAACAATGGCtcaaattaaatatacaaatcaacttatttccacaatatttattgtattattgcATTTAACAATATGGCTGCCACAAAGCACAACATTACCACAAGGTGCACCGGAAACAGTATGTGACACAATGTTGCCATTTCATGGTGGCGGCATTTTGCCATCGAATGCTGTGCCACCGTTTCGAATAGAAACGTCAACGGCCACAATAGGTCAGGGACAAACACTGCGTGTTGATATCACTGGGGTACCAAGTGGTTTAGCATTTGGAGGCTTTATGATACAAGCACGCAACAATAACCCACCGAATCAAATTGTaagtttgaatatttatttttctttttattattttaaattgtttattttgttacttTGAAAGATTGGTCAATTTAATCCCACCGAAGATGGCCTTTCCAAATTAATGAATTGTGAAAATTCTGTAAGAAATTCTGTGACACATACCAGTACAGCGGCCAAAACCGAAATAAGTTTGGAATGGCAATCGCCAGTTGATTTTGAAGGTGAAATTGTATTTAagtaagtttttcttttaaattaaattattggcttcatttaagaattcaaattttttgttatattcttTTAGCACCACAGTGGCACAAGCTTATGATACATTCTGGGTGGGCTTACCTTCATCTCCTGTACGTGTAGTTAAACGTGAAATAGCGCCACAAGGTCCTACCACTCCCAGACCATCATTTGCGCCCAATACACGTACTCCCTATATACCAGAATATGTACCACCACCACCAGCACCTGTAGCCGATGATCCCTTCTATACTGAATGCGGCTCTGGTAAAAATTGTTTTGGCAACAAAGACGGCTGTGTGGAGACCAAGTCCTGTGATTTTGTGTCGGCTGTTAAAGTAAGAGGTGGAATTTATGAATTTGAGGTGAAATCTTCAGCGGGTAAGTAAtagagttttaaaaaatattaaaccatttATCAAACTTACTTAAATATGTCCTTTAGCCAATGCCGCTTATGTTGCCCTGGGTCTTTCCGAAGACAATCAAATGGGTGACGATTTAGTTATTGAATGTGTACCACAAAATGGTCAGGTTTCGATGTATAGTTCCCTGACTTCGGGCAAAACAGCTGGTTATGGTGTCAGTCGTTTGGGAGTGGTATGTTTTCGCATCATTTTtgtaagaattaaaaattaaatttactttttgtagcCTCAAAATACTGCCCGTTTATTAGAGGGTTCTGTTATTAATGGTGTTATCTACTGCAAAGTTGAGCGTGATCCTATTACTAAAGTGGGCAATCGTATATTTGATTTGGAAAATAATAAGTATTATTTACTTTTGGCGGCTGGTTCCGGCTTAAAAGGTGAGTTGTTTAatgctaaatataaaaaattttaaacaaaaatgtttaataaaattcataattgaggaaaatcaaacatttaattttgggtttcgaaatgaaaaaaatcagtGAAACCTGATGAATCCGAAATCTTAGGTTACTAATATTTTACTTCTAAAATGTAGGGTCCTTTAAAAGTTCCTAgcgttttatgaaatttttattttttttgtcaaattctccaaaatttttgattttcctcaaaatgctgtaaatgaatcattaatttttgaattaattcgcgaatcattcatgcactgaattagcaaattttaaattaattcttttcacacccaaaaaatgaattgaatgaaatttggtaaaaatggattgcaattaattttcaattcgaataaatttgtcaaataaattgcaattcgtttccaattcaaatgcaTTTGtagaatgaattgcaattcgtttctaattcaaatgaatttgtcaaagtgaattgcaattcgtttgaattgaattaattcaaatgaagtagtaaaaagaattagcaattaaTTTCCAACTCTttgaattgattgaaatttaaattttaaatcactGTCGCAAGATAGGTCTGGGTTGATTAACAACTCGCGCGTCATTGTAATTTCGTTTCGGCCCGTTTCGTTTTTTTGCCTTCGACAATTTTGCGTCTCACTCTGGCACGTATGTGATGTAAGGTTCCTGTTCTACGTCGTTTGCACcaacttttaattttacaacAAGGTTTAAGCgttccagcttcctatatgAAAATATAGGTCGACTAGGTACCAACTTAAATCGACGTGGGACAACCTGGCAATTTGAGAGTCTTGTGACTCcgccattaaaatttaaattccaaaaaaataaaattgattttgtaagtaaatctacAGTAAGCATCACTGTCGTTTTGttattcaactaattttttatgtaaaagacgGCAAAGACAGAAAATTCTTAGATTTGAAATTCCCATGATATACTGGAATTGTCAGCTAGCGACAGAATAGGAATTGAATTATTAGGTATCGGCGAAAATCGTATCAAACTGGggaaattttgttacaaattcatttgaattgaaatttatttctgcctaattcgtttgaattgattcaattcttttttgttgtgaaaagaattaattaaaaatttagctaattcgtaacgaattaaaatcaaacaagtaagagagctatattcggctgtgccgaatcttatatagccttcaccaaattatacttcaaaatacaaattttaaatatttttaggtaaacaaaatttatttttttcaaaagttttttaattttttgttataattttttttttttttaattttttgttacattttttttaattgctattttaaattttaaattttttttttaaatttaatttttttttttaaattttaaaataaaattttttatttattaattttttttggtgaaaaatttttttttggtgaaaaaaatattttttccgcatgtctgacagaattattgaagattttgatccggaagatatctggggtcttcagaaaattgatttcaacagacagacagatgtagaaattacaaacggaatgacaagctaatatatacccttctcgcgaaggtgaagggtataaaaagaatgatttttaattgctattttaaattttaaattttttttttaaatttaaattttttttttaaattttaaaataaaattttttatttattaattttttttggtgaaaaattttttttggtgaaaaaaaattaggtttaaaaaatattttttccgattttgacccattgtaggtccaacttactatggtcttatatacgtcgttgcaaaggtctttgaaatatttatcattagatatccatattgtctatattaatgacttagtaatccagatataggtcaaaaatcgaggttgtcctggttttttcctcatatctcagccatttgttgaccgattatgctgattttaaatagcaaacttctcgaaagcatgtctgacagaattattgaagattttgatccggaagatatctggggtcttcagaaaattgatttcaacagacagacagatgtagaaattacaaacggaatgacaagctaatatatacccttctcgcgaaggtgaagggtataaaaagaatgatacatttacagctctggtatATTCAATCCATAACAACTTACTTTTTTTCTCCTAGAAAATGGTGTTGGTTATCATAACATTGGTCGTTTGCCCTCCGATAAAGCCATCAATTTGGCTGAATTACAAGATCTTGGAGCAGCTTCTACGTTAATGTTCCGTTTACATGGCAGTTTCATGATAGCTGCCTGGATTGGTACCACCTCGTTGGGTATTATTTTCGCCCGCTATTTTAAACAAACTTGGGTGGGCAGTCAAATGTGCGGCAAAGATCAATGGTTTGCTGTAAGATTGCAAAAAACAAAACCTAATTATAAATGGCaatatttaacttaattttattttagtggCATCGTATTTGTATGGTGACTACATGGTCCTTGACTATGGCCGCTTTTATTatcatatttgtggaaattgaTGGCTGGTCTGGTGAACGTAATCCTCACGCTATTTTGGGTACTATTACCACGGTATTATGCTTTATACAACCGATCGGTGCTTTGTTTAGACCAGCTCCTAATTCCAAAAATCGTCCTTTCTTCAATTGGGCCCATTGGTTGGGTGGTAATTTGGCCCATTTATTGGCCAGTAAGtctagcattttaaaatttgtattctaataataatatttttttattttaaatatttttagttgttaCCATATTCTTTTCGGTAAAATTGGCTAAAGCTCAGTTACCAGAATGGATGGATTGGATTTTGGTGGCCTATGTAGCCTTccatgttgttgtacatttaatATTCTCAGTAAGTATAAACAAATTCCATCagtttgaaaaattaaactttccgGAAAAAAGCTATTTGCAGAGGAACAAGCCACAAATTTCTACAAATGTTAAATAGATTGCAATTCTGAAgtgtttcaaattatttttcacattTCATGAATTGGGAAATCTTGTctcatagtaaaattttacctctGTAACAATCTTTTTCCattcttcttttattttatatttttttaattttaggagtttttgtaaaatatatttcttaaattgtttCGTAAACGTGCCAATCACTacgtttgtttataaattttgcatGAGTTTCCccgtttgtttaacaaaaaattgtgtatatatTCCCCTATTTTAGCGCTAACTCATGTTCCTCAATGATTTTATTCCTTGTACAATATTGAATTTACTAAGGTCCCTGAATTCGCTTTTAAACAAACAGAAAACTGAAACTTaagataattttgtaaatattattttgaatgaacaaaaaaaaagatgaagtaaataaattttacataaaatcatTAGTTACTAATTTCCCCTTCACTGTTCTGTCTTTGAGAGCTTTTGTATACCAACCATTAATATAGATTTTCTTGTGTATACAGATATCAGGCTGTTCCTCGGATAAACAACACACGAAACGTGTCAATGACTTCCAAATGGGCAATATGGGACATCATCATGGCATGCGTAATAATATGAAAATGGAACGTAAAATGGATGCACCAGtaagtacaaaattttatttttacgaattcttatatttttattgtggaTTTGACATTTGAATATCTCAGATTTATTATAACATCTTCAACTACTTATAAAGTTCATGATTTATTACATGACATGTTATTAGGAATTATGATGCCGAATCAACAAATCATGAATATAATTCACAGTTGTCATCTTGAAACAATCACCCGTATTATGAAAATCATTGGCGATACAAAGTCACGTCGACAGCAAATTGTTTCGTCGATATCGATAACAACTGTTTACTAGCTTGCGGATTCCGCTTctcaaagaaaatattattttttaatagatttgtgATTACTCCGTACCCCCGTAACACAAATTATTTGGCTGATCCTGACCATCAACAAATAAGTATGTTAAAAGTGTCTTATCCAGAAATAGCCCCTCGACATATACCTTCGTATAGGAAGCCGGAATTACTGAACTCCAGTCCGGTGTTCTATGGTCTTCACCAATAtctaaattgagttttgtttgatatttcaCCATGTGTCAAATATAATTTAGGTTATACAACCAAAACGATTGCATGTGGCGAATAAATACTTCGAAAAACAATGAAA
Proteins encoded in this region:
- the LOC135962260 gene encoding putative ferric-chelate reductase 1 homolog isoform X1, which encodes MAQIKYTNQLISTIFIVLLHLTIWLPQSTTLPQGAPETVCDTMLPFHGGGILPSNAVPPFRIETSTATIGQGQTLRVDITGVPSGLAFGGFMIQARNNNPPNQIIGQFNPTEDGLSKLMNCENSVRNSVTHTSTAAKTEISLEWQSPVDFEGEIVFNTTVAQAYDTFWVGLPSSPVRVVKREIAPQGPTTPRPSFAPNTRTPYIPEYVPPPPAPVADDPFYTECGSGKNCFGNKDGCVETKSCDFVSAVKVRGGIYEFEVKSSAANAAYVALGLSEDNQMGDDLVIECVPQNGQVSMYSSLTSGKTAGYGVSRLGVPQNTARLLEGSVINGVIYCKVERDPITKVGNRIFDLENNKYYLLLAAGSGLKENGVGYHNIGRLPSDKAINLAELQDLGAASTLMFRLHGSFMIAAWIGTTSLGIIFARYFKQTWVGSQMCGKDQWFAWHRICMVTTWSLTMAAFIIIFVEIDGWSGERNPHAILGTITTVLCFIQPIGALFRPAPNSKNRPFFNWAHWLGGNLAHLLAIVTIFFSVKLAKAQLPEWMDWILVAYVAFHVVVHLIFSIFLCIQISGCSSDKQHTKRVNDFQMGNMGHHHGMRNNMKMERKMDAPFAGFRKGLLAVYTVVLILFVVALIVIVALAPIEDTFNKLKSKLN
- the LOC135962260 gene encoding putative ferric-chelate reductase 1 homolog isoform X2 — its product is MAQIKYTNQLISTIFIVLLHLTIWLPQSTTLPQGAPETVCDTMLPFHGGGILPSNAVPPFRIETSTATIGQGQTLRVDITGVPSGLAFGGFMIQARNNNPPNQIIGQFNPTEDGLSKLMNCENSVRNSVTHTSTAAKTEISLEWQSPVDFEGEIVFNTTVAQAYDTFWVGLPSSPVRVVKREIAPQGPTTPRPSFAPNTRTPYIPEYVPPPPAPVADDPFYTECGSGKNCFGNKDGCVETKSCDFVSAVKVRGGIYEFEVKSSAANAAYVALGLSEDNQMGDDLVIECVPQNGQVSMYSSLTSGKTAGYGVSRLGVPQNTARLLEGSVINGVIYCKVERDPITKVGNRIFDLENNKYYLLLAAGSGLKENGVGYHNIGRLPSDKAINLAELQDLGAASTLMFRLHGSFMIAAWIGTTSLGIIFARYFKQTWVGSQMCGKDQWFAWHRICMVTTWSLTMAAFIIIFVEIDGWSGERNPHAILGTITTVLCFIQPIGALFRPAPNSKNRPFFNWAHWLGGNLAHLLAIVTIFFSVKLAKAQLPEWMDWILVAYVAFHVVVHLIFSISGCSSDKQHTKRVNDFQMGNMGHHHGMRNNMKMERKMDAPFAGFRKGLLAVYTVVLILFVVALIVIVALAPIEDTFNKLKSKLN